The sequence below is a genomic window from Thermus filiformis.
GTGGAGCGGGGCCGGGTGCGGGCGGAAGGCCCCGTCCTCCTCTACCGGGAGGCCACGGGCAAAGGGGAGCTCCAGGGCCCCGCCCGGATGCGCCAGGAGCCCAAGCCCGGGGAGGACCCGGTGGAGGTCTCGGCCTCCCTCATGACCTTTGAGGTGGACACCAATGTCTCCACCAGCCGCTCGGCCACCCTGAAAAGCGGCAACCAGGAGGGCCGGGCCCAGGAGGTCTACTACGAGGAGGAGAGGGGCCTCGCCGTCTTTACCGACCCCAAGGAGGTGGTCCTCCTCCGGAGGCGGCCCGAGGGGGACCTGGTGATCCGGGCCAAGGAGGTGCGGAGCCTCACCGGGCCCAAGAAGCTGATCGCCACGGGCGGGGTGGTCCTGCAGGACGGGAACCTGGTCACCACCGGGGACAGCCTTTTCTACGACGACGCCACGGGGG
It includes:
- a CDS encoding LptA/OstA family protein — protein: MRKWVLLGLLALTALAAENVRVIRVEGGRLSGDLRYGPWTFEGGVVGRVKDLAIRAPRATLTAPKGKTMQEAEGEREARFEGGVVVERGRVRAEGPVLLYREATGKGELQGPARMRQEPKPGEDPVEVSASLMTFEVDTNVSTSRSATLKSGNQEGRAQEVYYEEERGLAVFTDPKEVVLLRRRPEGDLVIRAKEVRSLTGPKKLIATGGVVLQDGNLVTTGDSLFYDDATGEALVLGRPARSENKKEGFSLSGATLQHNVNRHQVRLYPRAFQLPREEFKKLGEK